In a genomic window of Dyadobacter fermentans DSM 18053:
- a CDS encoding porin, producing the protein MKTLILSALAIASVSNAIAQDSTQTGAAAATSPFAVSAYVESYYLQDFAKNDSHTMPGFIYNHNRTGEVNINLAFLKGSFTGDRVRANLALAAGTYMNANYAAEPGVLKNVFEANAGVKISKNHNLWLDAGIMPSHIGFESAIGKDNWALTRSLVAENTPYFETGLKLGFTSQDSKWYLAAVYLNGWQRIQRVDGNTMPAFGTQVTYKPNAAVTLNYSTFIGSDKPDSTRQMRYYHNIYGVFQLSEKWGLTTGFDIGSEQKSKRSSTYNTVYVPVMILRFSPSSRIHIAARGEYYHDRKGVIISTDHEEGFRTLGTSLNIDYQITPQVMWRIEVRHLDRQDVSKSSTYMTTALTFALN; encoded by the coding sequence ATGAAAACTTTGATTTTAAGTGCGCTTGCCATTGCCTCCGTTTCAAACGCGATTGCCCAGGATTCAACGCAAACTGGCGCCGCGGCCGCGACCTCGCCATTCGCGGTGAGCGCGTATGTGGAGTCGTATTACTTGCAGGATTTCGCTAAAAATGACAGCCATACCATGCCCGGCTTTATTTACAACCACAATAGGACCGGCGAGGTGAATATAAACCTGGCGTTTCTCAAAGGCAGTTTTACCGGCGACCGAGTGCGTGCCAACCTGGCGCTGGCAGCGGGTACCTACATGAATGCGAACTACGCCGCCGAGCCCGGCGTGCTGAAAAACGTATTCGAGGCAAACGCGGGGGTGAAGATTTCGAAAAACCACAACCTCTGGCTCGATGCGGGCATTATGCCGTCGCATATCGGTTTCGAGAGTGCCATCGGGAAGGACAACTGGGCACTGACGCGCAGCCTGGTGGCTGAAAATACACCCTATTTTGAGACGGGTTTGAAGTTGGGATTCACCAGTCAGGATTCGAAATGGTACCTGGCAGCGGTGTACCTCAACGGCTGGCAGCGCATCCAGCGGGTAGACGGTAACACTATGCCCGCTTTCGGGACCCAGGTTACTTATAAGCCCAATGCGGCCGTGACGCTGAATTACAGCACATTCATCGGCAGCGACAAGCCTGATAGTACCCGGCAAATGCGGTATTATCACAATATTTACGGAGTATTCCAGCTTTCGGAGAAATGGGGCCTGACAACCGGCTTCGACATCGGCAGCGAGCAGAAATCGAAGCGCAGCAGCACTTACAACACCGTGTACGTGCCAGTGATGATCCTGCGCTTTTCGCCTTCTTCGAGAATCCATATCGCGGCGAGGGGCGAATATTATCACGATCGCAAGGGCGTCATTATCAGCACTGACCATGAAGAAGGTTTCCGCACGCTCGGCACGTCGCTGAACATCGATTACCAGATCACCCCTCAGGTCATGTGGCGCATTGAGGTGCGCCACCTCGACCGCCAGGATGTGTCCAAAAGCAGCACCTACATGACCACCGCACTCACCTTTGCATTGAATTAA
- a CDS encoding universal stress protein, whose amino-acid sequence METSAEHFLQLIKQSRRGKFKIYIGMSAGVGKTYRMLQEAHALLRTGIDVKIGYIETHNRKETHELLEGLPVIPRRKLFYKGKELDEFDVQAVITLRPEVVIVDELAHSNIEGSKHAKRWQDVLDILEAGINVISAVNIQHIESLNQEVREITGVEVAERIPDKVLGMADEVVNIDLTADELITRLKEGKIYREEKIQAALQNFFKPQHILQLRELALKEVASQVERKVESEIQPGMVLKHERFLACISSNEKTARNVIRKTARLANYYHSSWFLLYVQTPGESASRIGLAKQRHLINNFKLATELGGNVIKMESGSIARTIVEVAEKNKITTICIGKPHLNLFKVILATNVFNGLLNKMSSSDIDLVILS is encoded by the coding sequence ATGGAAACCAGCGCCGAACACTTCCTGCAACTGATCAAACAATCGAGAAGAGGTAAATTCAAGATCTACATCGGGATGAGCGCCGGTGTGGGCAAGACCTACCGCATGTTGCAGGAAGCCCACGCGCTCCTGCGCACGGGGATCGACGTGAAGATCGGCTATATCGAAACGCACAACCGCAAGGAAACACACGAATTGCTCGAAGGGCTGCCCGTGATTCCGCGGCGCAAGTTGTTTTACAAGGGTAAGGAGCTGGATGAGTTTGATGTGCAGGCGGTAATTACCCTGCGGCCGGAAGTGGTGATCGTCGACGAGCTGGCGCATTCCAACATCGAAGGGAGTAAGCATGCCAAGCGCTGGCAGGATGTGCTGGACATTCTCGAAGCGGGTATCAATGTGATTTCGGCCGTTAATATACAACACATCGAAAGCCTGAACCAGGAGGTACGAGAGATCACCGGCGTGGAAGTCGCCGAACGCATTCCCGACAAGGTGCTCGGCATGGCCGACGAGGTCGTGAATATTGACCTCACGGCCGACGAGCTTATTACCCGGCTCAAAGAAGGCAAAATTTACCGGGAAGAGAAGATACAGGCCGCATTGCAGAATTTCTTCAAACCCCAGCACATCCTGCAACTGCGCGAACTCGCGCTCAAAGAAGTGGCCTCGCAGGTGGAGCGGAAGGTCGAAAGCGAAATTCAGCCGGGAATGGTGCTCAAACACGAGCGCTTCCTGGCGTGTATCAGCAGCAACGAGAAAACGGCCCGGAACGTGATCCGCAAAACGGCGCGACTGGCGAATTACTACCATAGCAGCTGGTTTTTGCTGTACGTGCAAACGCCCGGCGAGTCGGCGAGCAGGATCGGGCTGGCGAAGCAGCGGCATTTGATCAACAATTTCAAACTGGCTACCGAACTCGGCGGGAATGTCATCAAAATGGAAAGCGGCAGCATTGCCAGAACGATCGTGGAGGTGGCCGAAAAGAACAAGATCACGACGATTTGCATCGGTAAGCCGCATTTGAATCTTTTCAAGGTTATTCTCGCCACGAATGTTTTTAACGGGCTTTTAAATAAAATGTCTTCTTCCGACATTGACCTCGTAATACTTTCCTGA
- a CDS encoding T9SS type A sorting domain-containing protein, translated as MRKIYLLLVMLLPLTTLAQCPTDLVFNNQATLNSFAADNPGCVNLTGDLIIEGADIVDLKPLITLTSVGGVISIRNNPKLLVLDGLDNIATVDSTLEVLNNVSLLSLEAFEGVTTVKGDLIVDGNVALESVGGIRHVGTVGGSLVIGTTNSLRTMSELVVWSVGGSVRIGFNSALTSLQGLEYITQINGDLEITNNYSLTDMTGLNGLTSVGGDVFFDFNDSLVNMQGLNLLTSVGGELYMDGNVMLEDLSGLEQLASIGGTLTVAEHDSLTSISALSNLSSVGGGMYFLLNPSLQTLGGLQNVTSLGRELLIAFNFQLENLDGLSQLTSIGGLGAQISLNPLLQNLDGLSSLTTIDGDLEITYNPSLTSLAGLRNLQTLGSAATLAVAANGSLTDLEGLNGLTTVDRLFIEANFSLKTLSGLDNLVSVTDSISISYNDSLTTLSGLAALQTIGGGLLITEDSLLTSLAGLSGLTSIGGVLTIANNAVLETCATAQFCEILKTKPVEAVFIAENLGDCETREQVDLACVQLPVTLVAFTARGEGRTVLLEWTTSSESNSDFFEIQHADHRGKTWVTAGKIQATGESTDLNRYTFTHPDPRRAENLYRLKMVDQDGTYAFSSIQAVRFDNLPEFEIFPNPVASSLIIRSLNGDAQQIALYNAAGKRVAFKLLNKELSAATIDTSHLPAGLYVAKVAYAGGDVHTGRFVKK; from the coding sequence GTGAGAAAAATTTACCTCCTGCTGGTCATGTTGCTGCCTTTGACTACGCTGGCGCAATGCCCGACCGATCTCGTCTTTAACAATCAGGCCACATTGAACAGTTTTGCCGCAGACAACCCCGGCTGCGTGAATTTGACGGGCGATCTGATCATTGAAGGCGCCGATATTGTGGATTTAAAGCCTTTAATTACGCTTACCAGCGTAGGCGGAGTGATTTCGATTCGAAACAATCCCAAATTGTTGGTTCTTGATGGCTTGGACAATATCGCCACGGTGGATTCCACTCTCGAGGTCTTAAATAATGTGTCGCTTTTGAGCCTGGAAGCTTTTGAAGGCGTTACGACCGTGAAAGGTGACCTGATCGTCGACGGTAATGTTGCGCTCGAAAGTGTCGGCGGGATCAGGCATGTGGGTACAGTGGGTGGTTCGCTTGTAATCGGTACCACTAATTCGTTGCGAACGATGAGTGAACTTGTGGTTTGGTCCGTAGGTGGATCGGTCCGAATTGGCTTTAATAGTGCTCTGACGTCGCTGCAAGGCCTGGAATATATCACGCAAATCAACGGCGATCTCGAAATCACGAATAATTACTCACTGACGGATATGACGGGCCTGAACGGGTTAACGTCCGTCGGCGGCGATGTTTTTTTTGATTTTAATGATAGCCTGGTCAATATGCAGGGCCTCAACTTGCTTACCTCAGTGGGTGGCGAATTGTATATGGACGGCAATGTGATGCTCGAAGACCTTTCCGGCCTCGAACAGCTTGCCTCGATAGGCGGCACGCTCACCGTCGCCGAACATGACTCGCTTACCAGTATTTCGGCTTTGAGTAACCTGTCGTCGGTCGGTGGCGGAATGTATTTTTTGCTCAATCCTTCCCTACAAACGCTCGGCGGCTTGCAGAATGTGACGTCTTTGGGCCGGGAATTGCTAATCGCATTCAATTTTCAACTTGAAAACCTGGACGGACTTTCCCAATTGACGTCGATAGGGGGCCTGGGCGCGCAGATTTCGCTCAATCCGCTACTTCAAAATCTAGATGGACTGTCGTCGCTGACGACCATCGACGGCGATCTCGAAATCACTTACAATCCTTCCTTAACGAGTCTGGCAGGGCTAAGGAACTTGCAAACGCTCGGTTCGGCAGCTACCCTCGCAGTGGCAGCTAATGGCTCTCTCACCGATTTGGAGGGATTGAATGGCCTTACCACCGTCGATCGCCTTTTTATCGAAGCAAATTTCAGCCTGAAAACACTATCGGGCCTGGATAACCTCGTTTCGGTAACTGATTCCATTTCAATATCTTACAATGATAGTTTGACAACCCTCAGCGGCCTGGCCGCATTGCAGACAATCGGCGGCGGCCTGCTGATCACCGAGGATTCGCTGCTGACCAGCCTGGCAGGGCTGAGCGGCCTCACAAGCATTGGCGGAGTGCTGACTATCGCCAATAATGCGGTGCTGGAAACGTGTGCAACGGCGCAATTCTGCGAAATACTGAAAACGAAACCTGTCGAGGCGGTATTCATCGCCGAAAACCTGGGAGATTGCGAAACGCGCGAGCAGGTGGATCTGGCGTGTGTGCAGCTGCCGGTAACCCTCGTGGCATTCACCGCCCGCGGGGAAGGCCGGACGGTATTGCTCGAATGGACGACCAGTTCGGAATCGAATAGTGATTTTTTTGAAATACAACATGCCGATCACCGCGGCAAAACCTGGGTAACAGCAGGTAAAATACAGGCGACCGGGGAAAGCACGGACCTCAACCGTTACACTTTCACGCATCCCGACCCGCGCCGGGCGGAAAACCTCTACCGACTGAAAATGGTCGATCAAGACGGCACCTACGCATTCAGCAGCATTCAGGCGGTGCGCTTCGACAATCTGCCGGAGTTTGAAATCTTCCCCAATCCTGTCGCGAGCAGTCTGATAATCCGCTCATTGAATGGGGATGCGCAACAGATTGCCCTGTACAACGCTGCCGGTAAGCGGGTTGCATTCAAACTGCTGAACAAGGAACTGTCCGCCGCGACGATCGACACGAGCCATTTGCCGGCCGGGCTGTACGTAGCCAAAGTCGCTTATGCGGGCGGAGACGTGCATACTGGCAGGTTTGTCAAGAAATAG
- a CDS encoding metallophosphoesterase, with product MKQHLLTFLLLISFLSTHGQGTLLRGPYLQTVTPTSIVIRWRTEQPSNSVVKIGTSPESLGQTFSDNAATTEHELKLTGLQNETRYYYSIGSQTEVLQAGAQNYFETSAPAGKPGKYRFGVIGDCGNSSATQQAVRDKMTDYLGNNYMNAWLLLGDNAYSFGRDAEYQAHFFAQYKNHFLKKSPLFPTPGNHDYDNDNPARQDDHQVPYYDIFTMPTQGEAGGEPSGTEAFYSFDYGNVHFLSLDSYGREDNATRLYDTLGRQVQWIKKDLAANKNKDWVVAYWHHPPYSKGSRESDRDPEMTAIRENFIRILERLGVDLILCGHSHVYERSRLMGGHYGHSSTFDADKHVIDGSSARYDGSDNSCPYIKNTPQARGTVYVVAGSGGQLGNLRADAPHKAMYYSDAERGGGLMLEVEGNRLDLKWIAADGVVRDQFTMEKGVNKETTHEIAHDESVELTASFVGSYVWDSGEKTRTITVRPDEDAEYTVRDAENCIQDVFHVKVPKTDPAKLVAFTVKNDQANVVTLQWTTETETELSHFLVQRSIDGRTFTEIGKVTGGPNSQLLKEYSFTDTQSATLPTNQDYYYRLATVAQDGRVVYSRINRVYLLDIVLSADPSIALEVEIIPNPSSASQMQIRTAGNATQLAELTLIDISGRTLQTRKMTISNTPATFLPPQLTAGTYFLKVDVNGRSVVKKLAIH from the coding sequence ATGAAACAACATTTACTCACTTTCCTGCTGCTTATTTCTTTTCTTTCCACGCACGGCCAGGGCACGCTCCTGCGCGGCCCGTACCTGCAAACGGTCACGCCTACGAGCATTGTCATCCGCTGGCGTACCGAGCAGCCGTCCAATTCGGTGGTGAAAATCGGCACAAGCCCGGAATCGCTCGGGCAGACGTTCAGCGACAATGCGGCTACCACCGAGCACGAACTGAAACTTACCGGCCTGCAAAATGAAACACGCTACTATTATTCCATCGGCTCGCAAACGGAGGTTTTGCAGGCGGGCGCACAGAATTATTTCGAAACATCAGCACCGGCGGGCAAGCCGGGTAAATACCGCTTCGGCGTGATCGGCGATTGCGGCAACAGCTCCGCCACCCAGCAAGCCGTGCGGGATAAAATGACCGATTACCTGGGCAACAACTACATGAATGCGTGGCTTCTCCTGGGCGATAATGCCTATTCATTTGGCCGAGATGCGGAGTATCAGGCCCATTTTTTTGCTCAATACAAAAACCATTTTCTCAAAAAAAGCCCCCTGTTCCCTACCCCCGGCAACCACGATTACGATAATGACAACCCGGCCCGCCAGGACGATCACCAGGTTCCCTACTACGATATTTTCACCATGCCTACGCAAGGCGAAGCGGGCGGCGAGCCCTCAGGCACAGAAGCGTTCTATTCGTTCGATTACGGCAATGTCCATTTCCTTTCCCTGGATTCGTACGGCAGAGAAGACAATGCAACCAGGCTTTACGACACGCTCGGCAGGCAGGTGCAATGGATCAAAAAAGACCTGGCAGCCAACAAAAACAAGGATTGGGTGGTAGCCTACTGGCATCATCCGCCCTACTCGAAAGGCTCGCGCGAATCGGACCGGGACCCGGAAATGACGGCCATCCGGGAGAATTTCATCCGCATTCTCGAACGCCTAGGTGTAGACCTCATCCTGTGCGGACACAGCCACGTGTACGAGCGATCCCGGCTTATGGGCGGGCATTACGGGCATAGCAGCACATTCGATGCGGACAAGCACGTGATCGACGGCTCCTCGGCGCGGTACGACGGCTCCGACAATTCATGCCCCTATATCAAAAACACGCCGCAGGCCCGCGGCACGGTGTACGTGGTGGCAGGCTCCGGCGGGCAGCTGGGTAACCTCCGCGCGGACGCCCCTCACAAAGCCATGTACTATTCCGACGCCGAACGTGGCGGCGGACTTATGCTCGAAGTGGAAGGCAACCGACTGGACCTGAAATGGATAGCTGCCGACGGCGTGGTGCGCGACCAGTTTACGATGGAAAAAGGCGTGAATAAGGAAACTACCCATGAAATCGCCCATGACGAATCGGTTGAACTCACCGCGTCGTTCGTCGGAAGTTATGTCTGGGACAGCGGGGAAAAGACGCGGACGATCACCGTCCGGCCTGATGAAGATGCAGAATATACCGTGCGGGACGCTGAAAACTGCATTCAGGATGTTTTTCATGTGAAAGTCCCCAAGACCGATCCCGCCAAGCTGGTGGCTTTTACCGTGAAAAACGACCAAGCCAATGTCGTGACATTGCAATGGACCACCGAAACGGAGACCGAACTATCGCATTTTTTAGTCCAGCGCTCAATAGACGGCCGTACATTTACTGAAATAGGCAAAGTTACCGGCGGCCCCAACTCGCAGCTGTTGAAGGAATATTCTTTTACGGACACACAAAGCGCCACTTTGCCGACCAACCAGGATTACTACTACCGGCTGGCCACGGTTGCCCAGGACGGGCGCGTTGTTTATTCGAGAATCAACCGGGTGTACTTGCTGGACATTGTCCTTTCCGCCGACCCGAGCATTGCACTGGAAGTGGAAATCATTCCCAATCCTTCATCGGCCAGCCAGATGCAGATCCGCACGGCCGGCAATGCCACGCAGCTCGCCGAACTGACGCTCATCGACATTTCCGGCAGGACGTTGCAGACCCGCAAGATGACCATCAGCAACACCCCGGCCACGTTCCTGCCGCCCCAACTCACGGCCGGAACGTATTTTCTGAAAGTGGATGTAAATGGCAGAAGTGTCGTAAAAAAGCTCGCGATCCATTAA
- a CDS encoding cytochrome-c peroxidase, translated as MRLELVRVITLSITGFDAPLLKSGLDEAHVSLQTIETVLRPYMAHAGNDSVRRSLASCEAWLTDHRDFDTFDHLRFLTEHALPLQEQLGGMIAGMGLEINEKGVLNYRAKNIFSPDILNMNAFRKNAGGDSALTELGRKLFFETRLSANGTRSCASCHNPALHFTDGLPKSNGIHPGQATRRNAPTLLYSSFQHAQFWDGRSATLEDQVRAVIHDSLEMNGKPIETIRKLARSRSYRRLIRKVAPDRRDVNDTLVYRAIAAYVGTLKPFNSNFDRYMAGDRAALTDGQKRGFNLFMGKAQCGTCHFAPLFNGLIPPLYTLTEFEILGTTATDDLEHPQADADSGRFETRPTPYYQRAFKTPTVRNAAVTAPYMHNGAFASLEKVIDFYDRGGGAGLGLDVPHQTLAAEPLNLTDQEKSDIIAFLEALTDPL; from the coding sequence TTGCGTTTAGAGCTCGTGCGGGTGATTACATTGAGCATTACCGGCTTCGACGCGCCCTTGTTGAAAAGCGGGCTGGACGAAGCACACGTTTCGCTGCAAACGATCGAAACGGTTTTGCGGCCTTACATGGCCCATGCCGGAAACGATTCGGTACGCAGATCTCTCGCTTCGTGCGAGGCATGGCTGACTGATCATCGTGACTTTGATACATTCGATCACCTGCGTTTTCTCACGGAACATGCATTGCCCTTGCAGGAGCAGCTTGGCGGGATGATTGCCGGAATGGGACTGGAAATCAATGAAAAAGGAGTTTTGAACTACCGCGCCAAAAACATTTTCAGCCCGGATATTTTGAATATGAATGCATTTAGGAAAAATGCAGGCGGCGACAGTGCATTGACCGAGCTAGGCAGAAAACTGTTTTTTGAAACAAGATTGTCGGCCAATGGCACCCGGAGCTGCGCTTCCTGCCACAATCCGGCGCTGCACTTCACGGACGGGCTGCCAAAAAGCAACGGTATCCATCCCGGCCAGGCCACGCGGCGTAATGCGCCGACGCTGCTGTACAGCTCATTTCAGCACGCCCAGTTTTGGGATGGCCGGTCGGCAACGCTCGAAGACCAGGTGCGGGCCGTGATCCACGACAGTCTGGAAATGAATGGCAAGCCTATCGAAACGATCCGCAAACTGGCGCGGAGCCGGTCCTACCGGCGGCTGATCAGGAAGGTTGCGCCCGACCGCCGGGATGTGAACGATACGCTGGTGTACCGGGCGATAGCGGCGTATGTAGGCACGCTCAAACCATTCAATTCGAATTTCGACCGGTATATGGCCGGCGACCGCGCCGCTCTGACCGACGGCCAGAAGCGCGGCTTCAACCTCTTCATGGGCAAGGCGCAATGCGGCACCTGCCATTTTGCACCGCTTTTCAATGGCCTGATCCCGCCGCTGTACACGCTCACCGAGTTCGAAATACTCGGCACCACGGCCACGGACGACCTGGAACACCCGCAAGCCGATGCCGACTCAGGCCGCTTCGAAACCCGGCCGACGCCCTACTACCAGCGCGCGTTCAAAACACCCACCGTACGGAATGCCGCCGTGACGGCCCCCTACATGCACAACGGGGCCTTTGCAAGCCTCGAAAAGGTGATCGACTTTTATGACCGCGGCGGCGGTGCCGGGCTGGGCCTAGACGTGCCGCACCAAACGCTTGCCGCAGAACCCTTGAACCTTACCGATCAGGAGAAATCAGATATCATTGCCTTTTTAGAAGCGCTCACCGATCCTTTATGA
- a CDS encoding K(+)-transporting ATPase subunit C, with amino-acid sequence MKQHILPAVRLTVVTLIFFSGVYTLAVLGAAQLFPNQGKGEIIEQNGKRYYANIGQSFTDDKYFNSRPSAVGYNAAGSGGSNKGPSNEEYLVVVQARIDTFLVHNPNVQEADIPVELVTASGSGLDPDISEKAALVQVERIAKIRNVPVQTLQDLVKAHIQGPLLGMFGPEKVNVLRLNLALDQLK; translated from the coding sequence ATGAAACAACACATTCTCCCTGCGGTCCGACTGACAGTCGTGACGCTGATATTCTTCTCCGGCGTGTATACGCTGGCGGTTTTAGGGGCGGCGCAGCTCTTTCCGAATCAGGGAAAGGGCGAGATCATTGAGCAAAATGGTAAGCGGTATTATGCCAATATCGGGCAGTCGTTTACGGATGACAAGTATTTCAATTCGCGCCCTTCGGCGGTGGGCTATAATGCGGCTGGTAGCGGCGGGAGTAACAAGGGCCCTTCGAATGAGGAGTACCTGGTTGTGGTGCAGGCGCGTATCGATACTTTTCTCGTGCACAATCCCAATGTACAAGAGGCAGACATTCCCGTGGAGCTGGTCACAGCCAGCGGCAGCGGCCTCGATCCGGATATTTCTGAAAAAGCCGCGCTCGTGCAGGTTGAGCGTATTGCGAAGATTCGGAATGTGCCTGTGCAGACATTACAAGACCTTGTGAAAGCGCACATTCAAGGACCGCTGCTCGGAATGTTCGGGCCGGAGAAAGTGAACGTGCTGCGGTTGAACCTCGCATTGGATCAATTGAAATAA
- a CDS encoding ATP-binding protein: MKIKTKLRLGIGLLFAMITVLAVVGIRQVSLLSADSRNILVANHNSLEYSRQMLRALDELEVHAGALDAFKKNLEAQQHNVTEAGEKEVTEQLTRHFEKLKMNIRDKAAIEQIRSDALEIMGINLDAITRKSYIAGQTAKSSMVWIGITGTLCFIIAFTLFVNLPGNIANPIRELTESIRQIANENYTERVHFGSRDEYGQLAQSFNTMAEKLEEYNSSNLARLMIEKKRVETLIDNMHDPVIGLDENRTVIFANEEARKVTGLQATGLVGRNATDIAVHNDLVRSLVQDLVEPRPKTSGQAAPMKIYADDKESYFEKEYVDISIVPTGEARPRSIGHVIILRNVTPYKELDFAKTNFIANVSHELKTPISSIKITLDLLRNERVGETNEEQRGLIDSIREDADRLLKITGELLNITQVESGKIQLNIAAASPREMVHYAIAANETQAANRDIRLETEENGVHSDVLADTEKTAWVLTNLVSNAIRYSYDHSTIRISLSEDDQCVRIAVTDNGQGISQEYKDKIFDRYFRVPGSTKEGTGLGLAISREFMEAQEGTLTVESELGAGSTFTIAMRKVG, encoded by the coding sequence ATGAAGATCAAAACCAAACTGAGGCTGGGGATAGGCCTGCTTTTCGCCATGATCACCGTGCTTGCGGTGGTGGGCATCAGGCAGGTTAGCCTGCTTTCGGCCGATTCACGCAATATTCTGGTCGCGAATCATAACTCGCTGGAATACAGCCGGCAAATGCTTCGGGCGCTTGATGAGCTGGAAGTGCACGCGGGGGCATTGGATGCATTTAAAAAGAACCTCGAAGCCCAGCAGCACAATGTTACCGAAGCGGGAGAAAAGGAAGTGACGGAGCAGCTGACGCGGCATTTCGAAAAATTGAAAATGAATATCCGCGACAAGGCTGCCATAGAACAGATCCGCAGCGACGCGCTGGAAATCATGGGCATTAACCTCGACGCCATCACCCGCAAAAGTTACATTGCCGGCCAAACGGCCAAAAGCTCAATGGTATGGATCGGCATTACGGGCACATTGTGTTTCATCATCGCATTCACGCTTTTTGTAAACCTGCCCGGCAACATTGCCAACCCGATCCGCGAACTCACCGAGAGTATCCGGCAAATCGCCAATGAAAACTACACGGAAAGGGTGCATTTCGGAAGTCGGGATGAGTATGGGCAACTGGCGCAGTCGTTTAACACAATGGCGGAGAAATTGGAAGAATATAATAGCAGCAACCTTGCCCGGCTGATGATCGAGAAGAAACGGGTGGAGACGCTGATCGACAATATGCACGACCCGGTGATCGGCCTGGATGAAAACCGGACGGTGATTTTTGCCAACGAGGAAGCGCGGAAAGTGACCGGGTTGCAGGCAACCGGGCTCGTCGGCCGGAATGCCACGGACATTGCCGTCCATAACGACCTCGTCCGCTCGCTGGTGCAGGACCTGGTGGAACCGCGGCCAAAAACCAGCGGGCAAGCCGCGCCGATGAAAATTTATGCCGACGATAAGGAAAGCTATTTTGAGAAAGAATACGTCGATATTTCGATCGTTCCCACCGGCGAGGCCCGGCCGCGGTCGATCGGCCATGTGATCATCCTCCGCAATGTAACACCCTACAAAGAGCTGGATTTTGCCAAAACGAACTTCATAGCTAATGTCTCCCACGAGCTCAAAACGCCTATTTCTTCCATTAAAATTACCCTCGACCTCCTGCGGAACGAGCGCGTAGGCGAAACAAATGAAGAACAGCGCGGCCTGATCGACAGCATCCGCGAAGACGCCGACCGCCTACTGAAAATCACTGGCGAACTCCTCAACATCACCCAGGTCGAGAGCGGCAAAATCCAGCTGAACATCGCCGCCGCCTCGCCTCGCGAAATGGTACATTATGCCATCGCGGCGAACGAAACGCAAGCCGCAAACCGCGACATTCGGCTGGAAACGGAAGAAAACGGCGTGCATTCGGACGTGCTCGCAGATACGGAAAAAACGGCATGGGTACTCACCAACCTTGTTTCCAACGCCATCCGCTACTCCTACGACCACTCCACGATCCGCATTTCCCTTTCGGAAGACGACCAGTGCGTGCGCATCGCCGTCACCGACAACGGCCAGGGCATTTCGCAGGAATACAAGGACAAGATTTTCGACCGCTACTTCCGCGTACCCGGCTCCACAAAAGAAGGCACGGGCCTCGGTCTGGCGATCAGCCGGGAATTTATGGAAGCCCAGGAGGGCACGCTCACCGTGGAGAGCGAGCTGGGAGCGGGGAGTACGTTTACGATTGCGATGCGGAAAGTGGGGTGA
- a CDS encoding AraC family transcriptional regulator encodes MHGAFPRLDIGTLSEYREDHIMIARFSDYRHEHQSLVFPHRHSFYHLVLFTEGRGPHTIDFHRFQAEPFQVYFMIPGQVHSWDFDEELEGYVVNFSDSFFKSFLLQPEYLDSFSFFDQDSSNNVVTLSENIRARVSGLFEELLSQNERATAWRDDIVRVLLLQIFLLIEQSDSVDRKKSAEKSKNPTVRNFIRLIDKHYDRLRLPGQYAEMLNVTPNHLNALCKEHVGRQAGELIRNRIVLEAKRLLINLDLTVSQIAYKLNFSDNSYFTKFFRKETGMTPEDFRKSPAI; translated from the coding sequence ATGCACGGCGCATTTCCCAGGCTCGACATCGGTACCCTGTCCGAGTATCGCGAGGACCACATCATGATCGCACGGTTTTCGGACTACCGCCACGAGCACCAAAGTCTGGTATTTCCGCACCGCCACAGTTTTTACCATCTGGTGCTTTTTACCGAAGGCCGCGGCCCGCATACCATTGACTTCCATCGGTTTCAGGCCGAGCCTTTTCAGGTTTATTTCATGATCCCCGGCCAGGTGCATTCATGGGATTTTGATGAAGAGCTGGAAGGCTACGTGGTGAATTTCTCCGATTCGTTTTTCAAATCATTCCTACTCCAACCGGAGTACCTCGATTCGTTTTCGTTTTTCGACCAGGACAGCAGCAACAATGTCGTGACACTTTCGGAGAACATCCGGGCACGTGTGAGTGGGCTGTTCGAGGAGCTGCTGAGCCAGAATGAGCGCGCAACCGCCTGGCGGGACGACATAGTGCGGGTTTTGTTGTTGCAGATTTTCCTGCTCATCGAGCAGAGCGATTCCGTGGACCGGAAAAAGAGTGCGGAAAAATCAAAGAATCCGACGGTGCGGAATTTTATCAGGCTTATCGACAAGCATTACGACCGGCTGAGGCTGCCCGGCCAATATGCCGAAATGCTGAATGTCACGCCAAACCACCTCAATGCATTGTGCAAGGAGCACGTAGGCAGGCAGGCAGGAGAGCTGATCCGCAACCGGATCGTGCTTGAAGCCAAGCGTTTATTAATTAATCTGGACCTGACCGTCTCCCAGATCGCTTATAAGCTGAATTTCAGCGATAACTCTTATTTTACCAAGTTCTTCCGGAAAGAAACCGGCATGACGCCGGAGGATTTCCGGAAGAGCCCGGCTATCTGA